A section of the Mycolicibacterium anyangense genome encodes:
- a CDS encoding Lrp/AsnC family transcriptional regulator, giving the protein MRNPERGVDDIDTRILRALVADPRASVVALAEATGLARNTVHARLSRLEADGALQTFERRIAPAALGYPMTAFIMVAVTQRKLANIAEALEQVPEVLEVHGLSGVTDLLVHIVARDADDLYRVAGRILDIDGVEKTTTGLVMRRLVDYRLTPLLTAGPEVSSD; this is encoded by the coding sequence ATGCGCAATCCGGAGCGCGGCGTCGATGATATCGACACGCGAATACTGCGTGCCTTGGTCGCCGACCCCCGGGCGTCGGTGGTAGCACTGGCCGAAGCTACCGGCCTGGCCCGCAACACGGTTCACGCCCGGCTGAGCCGACTGGAAGCCGACGGGGCGCTGCAGACGTTCGAACGCCGCATCGCCCCCGCAGCACTCGGATATCCAATGACGGCATTCATCATGGTGGCTGTCACCCAACGAAAACTCGCAAACATCGCCGAGGCTCTCGAACAGGTCCCGGAGGTGCTCGAAGTCCACGGGCTCAGTGGCGTCACCGACCTCCTGGTGCACATCGTGGCCCGCGATGCCGACGACCTCTACCGCGTGGCCGGTCGCATCCTCGACATCGACGGAGTCGAGAAAACCACCACAGGGCTCGTCATGCGGCGACTCGTCGACTACCGCCTCACCCCGCTGCTCACAGCCGGCCCCGAAGTTTCATCGGACTGA
- a CDS encoding SDR family NAD(P)-dependent oxidoreductase yields the protein MVFDLGCPSQLRDRESVMTGSPSLDFQGRTVLVTGASRGIGEAIVRSFADRGAAIILAARSGAEIARIAAELGGRGSRAIAVTADMTNRDDLSALMDRVREEFGGLDVLVNNAGVLPAATRAENVSWQQWDETLQVNLSTPWYLACRARELMTSGGVIINNASTAAFFPSRGLATYNVSKSALVTLTRVLALEWAREGIRVLGVAPGKIQTAMVEPILRWTEKHELDVNPLRRVGTDREVADLVTFLASDRAAYMTGVTVPIDGGELLTVGAEPGR from the coding sequence ATGGTGTTTGATTTAGGGTGTCCAAGTCAACTGCGAGATCGGGAGAGTGTGATGACAGGATCGCCGAGCCTGGACTTTCAAGGGCGAACCGTGCTGGTGACGGGCGCTAGCCGAGGAATCGGAGAGGCGATCGTTCGCAGTTTCGCGGATCGCGGTGCCGCGATCATTCTGGCTGCACGCAGCGGCGCGGAGATCGCTCGCATCGCCGCCGAGCTGGGAGGTCGAGGTTCTCGCGCTATCGCGGTGACTGCGGACATGACCAACCGTGACGATCTGAGCGCTTTGATGGATCGAGTACGCGAGGAGTTCGGTGGTCTCGACGTGCTCGTGAACAACGCGGGCGTGCTGCCTGCGGCAACGCGCGCTGAGAACGTGTCCTGGCAGCAGTGGGACGAGACGCTTCAGGTAAATCTGTCGACGCCGTGGTACCTGGCGTGCAGAGCGCGGGAGCTGATGACGTCCGGTGGCGTGATCATCAACAACGCGAGTACCGCAGCGTTCTTCCCCTCGCGTGGTCTCGCGACGTACAACGTCAGCAAGTCGGCGCTGGTCACGCTGACCCGCGTCCTGGCACTCGAGTGGGCACGGGAGGGCATTCGCGTCCTCGGTGTCGCGCCGGGAAAGATCCAGACCGCCATGGTCGAGCCCATTCTTCGCTGGACCGAGAAGCACGAGCTCGACGTAAATCCACTCCGCCGTGTCGGTACCGACCGAGAGGTAGCCGATCTGGTGACTTTCCTGGCCTCCGATCGCGCGGCCTACATGACCGGAGTGACTGTCCCCATCGACGGTGGAGAGCTCCTCACCGTCGGTGCTGAGCCGGGTCGTTAA
- a CDS encoding TetR/AcrR family transcriptional regulator C-terminal domain-containing protein, with protein MAPRALELTRSEIVAVALDLADSNGLGSLTMRALAQRLHCAPMAVYRHVDNKDALILLVADEVLGALRPVRSGIAWQDAILEFFTAFRQALLQHPAVAEILATRPIATDQTLRHAEHGIAALSIAGFDDETAVEAFVAFSQYTLGASLPGTSQALHRAWQSMEGRIATAEFPNLAHAGSRLFATSADQRFSAGLRHLISGYQRA; from the coding sequence ATGGCACCTCGTGCGCTGGAACTCACCCGCAGTGAAATCGTCGCTGTGGCACTGGACCTCGCCGATTCGAATGGCCTCGGATCGTTGACCATGCGCGCTCTGGCGCAGCGACTGCACTGCGCCCCGATGGCGGTGTACCGGCACGTCGACAACAAGGATGCCCTGATCCTGCTCGTCGCCGATGAGGTACTCGGCGCGCTCAGGCCGGTCCGGTCCGGCATCGCCTGGCAGGACGCCATCCTGGAATTCTTCACTGCCTTTCGCCAAGCGCTCCTCCAGCATCCGGCAGTCGCCGAGATCTTGGCCACTCGACCAATCGCAACGGATCAGACCCTTCGGCATGCGGAGCACGGCATCGCAGCCCTTAGCATCGCCGGCTTCGACGATGAAACCGCAGTGGAGGCCTTTGTTGCCTTCTCCCAATACACCCTCGGCGCCTCGCTGCCGGGCACTAGTCAGGCGCTTCATCGAGCCTGGCAGAGCATGGAGGGTCGGATCGCCACCGCGGAATTCCCCAACCTCGCGCACGCGGGGAGCCGCCTCTTTGCAACCAGTGCCGACCAACGCTTCAGCGCGGGCCTGAGACATCTCATATCGGGTTATCAACGGGCGTGA
- a CDS encoding transketolase-like TK C-terminal-containing protein — protein sequence MNAVDSLHTAHRSDTLATLDAIAERVLWLSTSIVHHANRVRPNTSGLKVGGHQASSASMVSIMTALWFQHLQPGDRVSVKPHASPVLHSINYLLGELDEKYLTTLREFGGLQSYPSRSKDPDPVDYSTGSVGIGATAPIWGAIARRYVNAHLGSGGSGRQYSLVGDAELDEGAVWEAILDPGIAELGEVVWIVDLNRQSLDRVVPNIAARRLEAMFDAAGWQVITVGFGRWLQELFTRPGGQALRRRIVGMENPEYQRLLRCDAEQIRVRLPGDGPERSEIAALVTTLDDTELVAAIRNLGGHDLAALNDAFEQIDDSRPTVIIAYTIKGYGLPTEGHPQNHSALLNHDEYAALAARLGMDTDHPWRRFAEDSPMGQACTHAAQRLRRQPVDAAPMPAVPTDIGRTPKGTATTQAALGRVLLDLIREAPEAAKRVVTVSPDVSSTTNLAGWVNKVGVWSASERHNWFADDAQTLMHWNERPSGQHMELGIAETNLVGLIGELGATWSRWGQPLFPIGVLYDPFVERALEPWSFGIYAGGQSILIGTPSGVTLAAEGGAHQSIKTPSIGLEQPGCVSYEPAFAIDVEWTLLASIAQLGKPQGTSAYLRLSTRPVDQTLADVPEDPAARERRRRQVVAGGYPLRRRDDARVTIAAMGATMTEALVAANRLEQNGIPANVICITSPGLLFRAWQARQGRRTAETWILDQLLPADGATPIVSVLDGHPHTLAFLANVQQVPLTALGVSGFGQAGALDEVYRYHGIDTDSIVAAALDIAT from the coding sequence GTGAATGCTGTTGATTCCCTGCATACCGCCCACCGGTCCGACACCTTGGCAACGCTGGACGCGATCGCCGAACGTGTGCTGTGGTTGTCGACGTCGATCGTCCACCACGCCAATCGGGTCCGACCCAACACCTCCGGGCTTAAGGTGGGCGGCCACCAGGCGTCCAGCGCGTCGATGGTGTCGATCATGACGGCGCTGTGGTTTCAGCACCTGCAGCCAGGTGATCGCGTGTCGGTGAAGCCTCACGCGTCGCCGGTGTTGCACAGCATCAACTATCTGCTCGGCGAGCTCGACGAGAAGTACCTGACCACCCTTCGCGAGTTCGGTGGGCTCCAGTCCTATCCGAGCAGGTCCAAGGATCCCGACCCGGTGGACTATTCGACCGGGTCGGTGGGCATCGGTGCCACCGCCCCGATCTGGGGGGCAATCGCGCGCCGATATGTGAACGCCCACTTGGGCTCTGGCGGTAGTGGCCGGCAGTATTCACTGGTCGGTGACGCTGAACTGGACGAAGGCGCAGTCTGGGAGGCGATCCTCGATCCGGGCATCGCCGAACTCGGCGAGGTGGTCTGGATCGTCGATCTCAACCGGCAGTCGTTGGACCGGGTCGTGCCGAACATCGCTGCGCGTCGTCTGGAGGCGATGTTCGATGCTGCCGGCTGGCAGGTAATCACCGTCGGCTTCGGACGTTGGTTGCAGGAGCTGTTCACCCGTCCTGGCGGGCAGGCGTTGCGGCGGCGAATAGTTGGGATGGAGAACCCGGAATACCAGCGGCTATTGCGCTGTGACGCTGAGCAGATCCGGGTGCGGTTGCCCGGCGATGGCCCTGAACGTTCCGAGATCGCTGCGCTGGTCACCACCCTCGACGATACCGAGCTTGTCGCGGCGATCCGCAACCTGGGAGGCCACGACCTGGCGGCCCTCAACGACGCCTTCGAACAGATCGATGACAGCCGCCCGACGGTGATCATCGCCTACACCATCAAGGGCTACGGGTTGCCCACCGAGGGGCATCCGCAGAATCATTCGGCGCTGCTCAACCATGACGAGTATGCGGCCCTGGCCGCCCGCCTCGGCATGGATACCGATCACCCGTGGCGCCGGTTCGCCGAGGACAGCCCGATGGGTCAGGCGTGTACACATGCCGCCCAGAGGCTACGGCGCCAACCAGTCGATGCCGCACCCATGCCGGCGGTCCCGACTGATATCGGGCGCACTCCGAAGGGCACCGCAACGACACAGGCGGCGTTGGGCCGGGTGCTGCTGGATCTGATCCGGGAGGCTCCCGAGGCCGCCAAGCGGGTGGTGACGGTCAGCCCCGATGTCAGCTCGACGACCAACCTGGCCGGCTGGGTGAACAAGGTCGGTGTCTGGTCGGCCAGCGAACGACACAACTGGTTCGCCGACGACGCGCAGACACTCATGCACTGGAATGAGCGACCCAGCGGCCAACACATGGAACTCGGCATCGCCGAGACCAATCTGGTGGGTCTGATCGGAGAACTCGGCGCTACGTGGAGCAGATGGGGCCAGCCACTGTTCCCGATCGGGGTTCTCTACGACCCCTTCGTCGAACGAGCGCTCGAGCCTTGGTCTTTCGGAATCTACGCCGGCGGTCAGTCAATTCTGATCGGCACCCCGTCGGGGGTGACGCTGGCGGCCGAAGGCGGGGCGCACCAATCCATCAAGACACCGTCGATCGGACTCGAACAGCCAGGCTGCGTGAGCTACGAACCTGCTTTCGCGATCGATGTTGAATGGACACTGCTGGCCAGTATCGCCCAATTGGGTAAGCCACAGGGCACCTCGGCATATCTGCGCCTGTCGACGCGGCCGGTGGATCAAACACTGGCCGACGTGCCCGAGGACCCTGCCGCCCGGGAACGCCGACGCCGTCAAGTGGTTGCCGGCGGCTACCCGCTGCGCCGACGTGACGATGCACGGGTGACGATCGCCGCGATGGGCGCGACGATGACCGAAGCCCTCGTCGCGGCGAACCGCCTGGAGCAGAACGGAATTCCCGCCAACGTCATCTGCATCACCAGCCCCGGCCTGTTGTTCCGGGCCTGGCAGGCACGCCAGGGACGCCGAACCGCGGAGACGTGGATCCTCGATCAGTTGCTGCCCGCCGACGGCGCCACGCCGATCGTCAGCGTCCTCGACGGACATCCGCACACCCTGGCGTTCCTGGCCAACGTCCAGCAGGTGCCACTGACCGCACTGGGCGTGTCCGGATTCGGCCAAGCCGGTGCTCTCGACGAGGTTTACCGCTATCACGGCATCGACACCGACAGCATCGTGGCCGCCGCACTCGACATCGCTACTTGA
- the dnaB gene encoding replicative DNA helicase, with amino-acid sequence MAVVDDLGQPGMDAPPPSEDFGRQPPQDLAAEQSVLGGMLLSKDAIADVLERLRPGDFYRPAHQNVYDAILDLYGRGEPADAVTVGAELDRRGLLRRIGGLPYLHTLISTVPTAANAGYYAGIVSEKALLRRLVEAGTRVVQYGYAGAEGADVDEIVDRAQAEIYDVTERRTSEDFVPLEQLLQPTMDEIDAIASSGGISKGVPTGFTELDELTNGLHPGQMIVVAARPGMGKALSLDTLLPTPDGWTTMGEVAVGDYLLGADGVPTRVVAATEVMLGRPCYEVEFSDGTVIVADAEHQWLTDTRASRKSAQAAAVGYNRTKNQRTFAAVRTTREIAATLRCATRDRRLNHSVANANPVQTPERELLVPPYTLGAWLGDGTSASAQITVADPEIIMRVEAEGIEAHRSTTAQYRYQLSLPAAAAPDARDCAVCGKPFIPKTSQVRTCGQSCGGRARLVSEPAPAPTCGRCGGPSCGLQLCQQCRNQVGTLQGRLRTIGVLNAKHIPVDYLRSSEAQRRALLAGLLDTDGTVTNGGAVQFSVTDRRLADDVFELVVSLGYRCHRTTKSVQGRSQQSSTAYILNFSADEDVFFLPRKALVHKERRARSNVRSSSRFITDIRRIDSVPVRCVQVDNVDHLYLASRAMIPTHNSTLGLDFMRSCSIKNRLPSIVFSLEMSKSEIVMRLLSAEAKIKLADMRSGRMTDDDWTRLARRMSEISEAPLYIDDSPNLTMMEIRAKARRLHQKAGLRLIVLDYLQLMTSGKKVESRQQEVSEFSRQIKLLAKELEVPVVAMSQLNRGPEQRTDKKPMLSDLRESGSIEQDADLVILLHRPDAFESDDPRGGEADLIIAKHRAGPTRTVTVAHQLHLSRFTNMAR; translated from the coding sequence ATGGCGGTCGTTGACGATCTCGGTCAGCCCGGGATGGACGCCCCTCCGCCCAGTGAGGACTTCGGCAGGCAACCGCCCCAGGATCTTGCCGCGGAACAGTCCGTGCTGGGCGGCATGCTGCTCAGTAAGGACGCCATCGCCGATGTCCTGGAGCGGCTGCGTCCCGGTGACTTCTACCGCCCCGCCCACCAGAACGTTTACGACGCGATCCTGGACCTTTACGGCCGCGGTGAGCCTGCCGACGCGGTGACCGTCGGTGCCGAACTCGATCGCCGTGGCCTGCTGCGCCGGATCGGCGGCCTGCCGTATCTGCACACGCTCATCTCGACGGTGCCGACGGCGGCCAACGCCGGGTATTACGCGGGCATCGTGTCGGAGAAGGCGCTGCTGCGGAGGCTCGTGGAAGCCGGCACCCGGGTGGTGCAGTACGGCTACGCCGGGGCCGAGGGGGCAGACGTCGACGAGATCGTCGACCGCGCCCAGGCTGAGATCTATGACGTCACCGAGCGGCGGACGTCGGAGGACTTCGTTCCGCTCGAGCAGCTACTGCAGCCGACGATGGACGAGATCGACGCCATCGCCTCCAGCGGCGGTATCTCCAAGGGCGTGCCGACGGGGTTCACCGAACTCGACGAGCTGACCAACGGGCTGCATCCGGGACAGATGATCGTGGTGGCGGCGCGGCCCGGTATGGGCAAGGCGCTGAGCCTCGATACCCTGCTGCCGACGCCGGACGGCTGGACCACGATGGGCGAGGTCGCCGTCGGTGATTACCTTCTGGGCGCCGACGGAGTCCCGACGCGCGTGGTCGCTGCCACGGAGGTCATGCTCGGTCGGCCGTGCTACGAGGTGGAGTTCTCCGACGGCACGGTGATCGTGGCCGATGCCGAGCACCAGTGGCTGACTGACACCCGTGCGTCTCGGAAGTCTGCTCAAGCAGCCGCTGTCGGCTACAACCGAACGAAGAACCAACGAACGTTCGCCGCGGTTCGGACGACGCGGGAGATCGCAGCGACCCTGCGTTGCGCGACTCGCGATCGCCGACTCAACCACTCGGTGGCCAACGCCAACCCAGTGCAGACGCCTGAACGTGAGCTTCTTGTTCCGCCTTACACGTTGGGTGCGTGGTTGGGCGACGGCACCAGCGCCTCCGCGCAGATCACGGTTGCCGATCCGGAAATCATCATGCGCGTCGAAGCCGAAGGCATCGAGGCGCATCGATCCACCACCGCGCAATATCGCTACCAGCTCTCCCTGCCTGCTGCCGCCGCGCCCGACGCAAGGGACTGTGCTGTCTGCGGGAAACCATTCATTCCCAAGACAAGTCAGGTCCGAACCTGCGGGCAGTCATGCGGTGGAAGGGCGCGACTCGTGTCAGAGCCCGCTCCGGCCCCCACATGCGGTCGTTGCGGCGGTCCCTCGTGTGGACTGCAGCTGTGCCAGCAGTGCCGGAACCAAGTGGGCACACTTCAAGGTCGACTGCGGACCATCGGAGTGCTCAATGCCAAGCACATCCCGGTCGACTACCTTCGCTCCTCCGAGGCGCAACGTAGGGCACTCCTCGCAGGGTTGTTGGACACCGACGGGACCGTGACCAACGGAGGCGCGGTGCAGTTCTCGGTGACGGACCGCCGCCTCGCGGATGATGTCTTCGAACTCGTCGTCAGTCTTGGCTACCGTTGCCACAGAACGACGAAGTCGGTCCAGGGGCGTTCGCAGCAGAGTTCAACCGCCTACATCCTCAACTTCTCAGCTGACGAAGACGTTTTCTTCCTGCCCCGGAAAGCATTGGTACACAAAGAACGTCGAGCCCGCAGTAATGTTCGTTCCTCGTCGCGATTCATCACTGACATACGTCGTATCGACAGCGTGCCCGTGCGATGCGTACAGGTGGACAACGTCGATCACCTATACCTCGCAAGCCGCGCCATGATCCCGACACACAACAGCACGCTCGGCTTGGACTTCATGCGTTCGTGCTCCATCAAGAACCGGCTGCCGAGCATCGTGTTCTCGCTGGAAATGAGCAAGTCCGAGATCGTCATGCGCCTGCTGTCCGCGGAGGCCAAGATCAAGCTGGCCGATATGCGTTCCGGCCGGATGACCGATGACGACTGGACGCGGCTGGCGCGGCGAATGAGCGAGATCAGCGAAGCGCCTTTGTATATCGACGATTCGCCGAACCTGACGATGATGGAGATCCGCGCCAAGGCGCGCCGGTTGCACCAGAAGGCCGGGCTGCGGCTGATCGTGCTGGACTACCTGCAGCTGATGACATCGGGCAAGAAGGTCGAATCACGTCAGCAGGAAGTCTCCGAATTCTCCCGCCAGATCAAGCTTTTGGCGAAGGAGCTCGAAGTTCCGGTGGTCGCGATGAGCCAGCTGAACCGCGGTCCCGAGCAGCGCACCGACAAGAAGCCGATGCTGTCCGACCTCCGCGAGTCGGGTTCGATCGAGCAGGACGCCGACTTGGTCATCCTGCTGCACCGGCCAGATGCCTTCGAAAGTGATGACCCGCGCGGTGGCGAGGCCGACCTCATCATCGCCAAACACCGTGCGGGACCGACACGAACGGTGACGGTCGCGCACCAGCTGCACTTGTCGCGGTTCACGAACATGGCGCGGTAG
- a CDS encoding SDR family NAD(P)-dependent oxidoreductase has translation MDLAGAVALVTGGASGLGRATAQTIRDKGAEVVILDLPGAHGEQAAKDLGHGATFIGVDVTSEQQVSKAIELAAGQGPIRLLVNCAGVATPGKVLGRGGVLAQTDFDRVVRINLSGTFNVIRLAAQRMAQTEPVDGERGVIVNTSSVAAFDGQIGQPAYSASKGAVAAMTLPLAREFARHLIRVVSIAPGAFETPMMAGLPPDAQTSLGRQVPHPSRLGRPSEYAALVAHIVDNPMLNGEVIRLDGAIRMQPT, from the coding sequence ATGGATCTCGCAGGTGCAGTGGCACTCGTCACAGGTGGAGCGTCTGGCCTCGGACGCGCGACGGCGCAGACCATAAGGGACAAGGGTGCCGAGGTCGTTATCCTTGATCTGCCCGGTGCCCATGGTGAGCAGGCGGCAAAAGACCTCGGACATGGAGCGACGTTCATCGGCGTTGATGTCACCTCCGAACAACAGGTGAGTAAGGCGATCGAACTTGCGGCCGGACAAGGTCCAATCCGATTGCTAGTCAACTGTGCCGGTGTGGCGACTCCCGGCAAGGTACTCGGCAGGGGAGGCGTTCTCGCCCAGACGGACTTCGATCGAGTCGTCCGGATCAACCTCTCGGGCACGTTCAACGTGATCAGGCTCGCCGCGCAAAGGATGGCTCAGACCGAACCGGTCGACGGAGAACGAGGCGTCATCGTCAACACGTCATCTGTTGCCGCGTTCGACGGACAGATCGGGCAGCCGGCCTACTCCGCGTCGAAGGGCGCGGTAGCGGCCATGACACTTCCGCTGGCGCGGGAGTTCGCGCGCCACCTCATCAGAGTGGTATCGATCGCCCCGGGCGCATTCGAGACTCCGATGATGGCTGGATTGCCTCCCGACGCACAGACGTCCCTCGGACGTCAGGTGCCCCACCCGTCTCGCTTGGGCCGGCCATCGGAGTATGCCGCCCTCGTCGCCCACATCGTCGACAATCCCATGCTCAACGGTGAGGTCATCCGCCTCGACGGGGCCATCAGAATGCAGCCGACGTAG
- the rplI gene encoding 50S ribosomal protein L9, whose protein sequence is MKLILTAEVDHLGVPGDTVEVKDGYGRNYLLPRGLAIVASRGAQKQADEIRRAREVKTIRDREHAVEVKTAIAALGAVTLPVKAAGDSGKLFGSVTANDIVSAIKKAGGPALDKRAVQLPKAHIKATGSHTVGVHLHPEVNVDVTVDVVAAN, encoded by the coding sequence ATGAAGCTGATCCTGACTGCCGAGGTCGATCACCTCGGTGTGCCCGGTGACACCGTCGAGGTCAAGGACGGGTACGGCCGGAACTACCTGCTGCCCCGTGGCCTGGCGATCGTGGCCTCGCGCGGCGCGCAGAAGCAGGCCGACGAGATTCGTCGGGCGCGGGAGGTCAAGACCATCCGCGACCGCGAGCATGCCGTCGAGGTCAAGACCGCCATCGCCGCTCTGGGCGCCGTCACGCTGCCGGTGAAGGCCGCGGGTGACTCGGGCAAGCTGTTCGGCTCGGTGACGGCCAACGACATCGTGAGTGCCATCAAGAAGGCCGGTGGCCCGGCCCTCGACAAGCGCGCCGTGCAGCTGCCCAAGGCCCACATCAAGGCCACCGGCAGCCACACCGTCGGGGTGCATCTGCATCCCGAGGTCAACGTCGACGTGACCGTCGACGTCGTCGCGGCGAATTAG
- a CDS encoding AIM24 family protein — MDQPLSPPRLLPTTETSGQAPGVGYAISGELVPILHVRLDGRVPVFFEHHVVLWKNPDLQIGIHPLRGGFKRVVAGMPIVLTETQSPGEIAFSRDGAGHLFALHLNPGMAIQVREHQYLAATGNLDYTFTRQRGIANMLVGGNGFFVDRFAATNSEGVVWLHGYGNVFEKVLAPGKQIDVEPGGWIYRDDTVEMEVQMYGLKTGMLGGTSLVFNRFTGPGRVGIQSMYLHLPTSD; from the coding sequence ATGGATCAACCTCTTTCACCGCCACGGCTGCTTCCCACCACCGAGACCAGCGGGCAAGCGCCAGGGGTGGGATATGCCATCAGCGGCGAGTTGGTGCCCATCTTGCATGTGCGTCTAGACGGGCGGGTACCGGTCTTCTTCGAACATCACGTCGTGCTGTGGAAGAACCCCGACCTACAGATTGGAATCCATCCCCTGCGCGGTGGATTCAAGCGAGTGGTGGCGGGAATGCCGATCGTGCTGACCGAGACCCAAAGCCCCGGTGAGATCGCGTTCTCCCGTGACGGCGCAGGCCACCTCTTCGCGCTGCACCTCAATCCCGGGATGGCGATCCAGGTGCGTGAACACCAATACCTCGCCGCGACCGGCAATCTGGACTACACCTTCACCCGGCAACGCGGAATCGCCAACATGCTGGTGGGGGGCAACGGGTTCTTCGTCGACCGGTTCGCCGCGACCAACAGTGAGGGCGTGGTGTGGTTGCACGGCTACGGCAACGTCTTCGAAAAGGTGCTCGCACCGGGTAAACAGATCGACGTCGAGCCCGGTGGCTGGATCTACCGTGACGATACGGTGGAGATGGAGGTCCAGATGTACGGCCTCAAGACCGGCATGCTCGGCGGGACCAGTCTGGTGTTCAACCGGTTCACCGGACCCGGACGCGTCGGCATCCAATCGATGTACCTGCACCTACCCACTTCCGACTAA
- a CDS encoding SHOCT domain-containing protein, with the protein MQLQAMSALQASSSQTTQAQPATSPSNDPVDRLERLAALKYRGLITDEEFAQQKSRIPGET; encoded by the coding sequence ATGCAACTTCAGGCGATGTCCGCTCTGCAAGCGTCTAGTAGCCAAACAACGCAAGCGCAGCCCGCCACATCGCCATCGAACGACCCCGTTGACCGCTTGGAGAGGCTGGCCGCGCTCAAGTACCGCGGCTTGATAACCGACGAGGAATTCGCGCAACAGAAATCCAGGATCCCGGGCGAGACCTGA
- a CDS encoding DUF732 domain-containing protein has product MLVKAVILIAGAVLIVGVAPQAHADDDDTTYLSALQTVGVPAGSLVAATAYGRGLRDRLSQKGFDSLVTIVQHDMATGTTKHQSAMVIAAAITSYCLPEVDLLPKTLTY; this is encoded by the coding sequence ATGCTCGTGAAAGCTGTGATACTGATAGCCGGGGCCGTGCTAATCGTTGGCGTCGCGCCGCAGGCCCACGCCGACGATGACGACACCACCTACCTGTCGGCTCTTCAGACAGTGGGAGTCCCCGCCGGTAGTCTGGTCGCCGCCACCGCCTACGGTCGCGGATTGCGTGACCGCCTCTCGCAGAAGGGTTTTGACTCGCTGGTGACGATAGTCCAGCATGACATGGCAACCGGGACGACGAAACACCAATCAGCGATGGTCATCGCCGCAGCTATCACCAGCTACTGTCTTCCCGAAGTCGACCTGCTACCGAAAACTCTGACCTACTGA